The Bacillaceae bacterium IKA-2 DNA window CCATTCTAACATATTTGGTTTTTTGGAAACAATATTCTTTACTTCCAAAATGATTTCATTTGTTGTTTTACCAGTCAATGGGGTGCATATATATGGAATTTCCTCTTCGTTAAAAAGTTCTCTCTCCATAAGTAAAGTCCTCCTGTATTTTAGTAATGTAAGTAGGTTGATGTGGCTAGATTATTTGTATTATGAAATTCACTCATGTAATGAAGAAATTAAAAATTAAAAATTAAAAATTAAAAATTAAAAATTAAAATAACAAAAACTTTTACAAGTTATTGTACTAAAGTTTTAAAATAAGAGCAACAAAAAAAGCAAGAGAAATCAATGGAATTAAGTTTGAGGAGAACCGTATGTTCGTCAGAAAGTCACAAATCATATAGTAGGAATCACACAAAATCTAACTGATAGAACTTATTTGGTTTTCGGTGGTGTAAGATAGAAAATAAAAGGTAAAAAAGGTATAATAATGAAAAGGAGGTTGACTTAATGCGTTGGACTACGATTTGTTTTGATCTCGATAATACACTTTACAGTCATGAACAAGCTTTTGAAAAAGCAATTCGCTTTTGCTTTGAATCAATTTTAAAACGTAAAAACTTAATTGGAGAAGCTGATACTAAACAACTCTTTAAAGTCTTTAAACAAAACTGTGATTTATATTGGCAGGATTATGAAAGTGGGACTTTAACTCCAAAAGAATATCGGAGGAAAAGATTTTTAGAAACTACCCAACTATTTCAGCTTCCTTTTGATGCGGATGATGCGGATGAATTTCAACGAACCTATTACAATGTAGTTGATGTTTTCAGTGAGCCGTTTCCAAAACTAAATTTGATAATGAATACTTTAGTAGCGGCACAGATAAAAATAGGTATTATTACTAATGGAGGTGCCGATACTCAATATAATAAAGTAAAAGAACTAGATTTATACGAGTGGATTCCTAATGAAGCTATTTTTATATCTGAACAATTAAAAATAGCGAAGCCGAATCGTCAAATTTTTGATATTGCTAAACAAAAACTCGAATCTAGTGGGCGGTATCTTTTTGTCGGTGATTCTTGGGAACACGATGTTGTCGGGGCAATTGAGGCAGGTTGGGACTCTATATTTTTAAATACTAGGATGGAAAAGGAAAAAACTGCACACAAGCCTTTTGCAGTATGTACCAGTTTAGAGGGTGTGGCAGAAGTGATTTTTAGGGAGAATAAATTGAGCAATGTCTTGAAAGGATGAAATTATGAATAAATTAAGCCCAAGCGCTTTTTATTGGAAACTTATTCACCACCTTGTTATTAACGAGGGATTGCGGGTGTTTCAAGTAAATTCTGATGAAAAGGAAGTTTGGCTAGAGGTTGAGGA harbors:
- a CDS encoding HAD family hydrolase yields the protein MRWTTICFDLDNTLYSHEQAFEKAIRFCFESILKRKNLIGEADTKQLFKVFKQNCDLYWQDYESGTLTPKEYRRKRFLETTQLFQLPFDADDADEFQRTYYNVVDVFSEPFPKLNLIMNTLVAAQIKIGIITNGGADTQYNKVKELDLYEWIPNEAIFISEQLKIAKPNRQIFDIAKQKLESSGRYLFVGDSWEHDVVGAIEAGWDSIFLNTRMEKEKTAHKPFAVCTSLEGVAEVIFRENKLSNVLKG